The proteins below come from a single Kryptolebias marmoratus isolate JLee-2015 linkage group LG12, ASM164957v2, whole genome shotgun sequence genomic window:
- the LOC108228815 gene encoding ferritin, middle subunit-like: MDSQVRQNYHRDCEADINKMINLELFASYTYTSMAFYFCRDDVALPGFAHFFKENSKEEREHAEKLLEFQNKRGGRIFLQDIKKPERNEWGSGLEAMQCALQLEKNVNQALLDLHKLASDRTDPHLCDFLESHYLHEQVETIKKLGDHITNLTRMDANTNKMAEYLFDKHTLEGKS, encoded by the exons ATGGATTCTCAGGTGCGTCAGAACTACCACCGCGACTGCGAGGCCGACATCAACAAGATGATCAACTTGGAGCTGTTTGCCTCTTACACCTACACCTCCATG GCCTTCTACTTCTGCCGTGATGATGTGGCCCTTCCAGGCTTCGCTCATTTCTTCAAGGAGAACAGCAAGGAGGAGAGGGAGCACgctgagaagctgctggagtTCCAGAACAAGAGGGGAGGACGCATCTTCCTCCAGGACATCAAG AAACCAGAGCGTAATGAGTGGGGAAGCGGCCTGGAGGCCATGCAGTGCGCCCTGCAGCTGGAGAAGAACGTCAACCAGGCCCTGCTGGATCTGCACAAGCTGGCCTCTGACCGCACCGATCCTCAT ctgtgcgacttcctggagagccactatctgCATGAGCAGGTGGAGACCATCAAGAAGCTCGGCGACCACATCACCAACCTGACCCGCATGGACGCCAACACCAACAAGATGGCCGAGTACCTGTTTGACAAGCACACCCTGGAGGGCAAGAGCTAA